A genomic stretch from Orcinus orca chromosome 14, mOrcOrc1.1, whole genome shotgun sequence includes:
- the ZNF22 gene encoding zinc finger protein 22 codes for MRLGKPKGGISRSSSQGKVYENQRKTGRQRQRWGMTVRFESSLSRLRRSLDEKPYKCVECEKSFSQSSTLFQHQKIHTGKKSHKCADCGKSFFQSSNLIQHRRIHTGEKPYKCDECGERFKQSSNLIQHQRIHTGEKPYQCDECGRCFSQSSHLIQHQRTHTGEKPYQCSECGKCFSQSSHLRQHMKVHKEEKPRKTRGKNIRAKTHLVSSWKAGKGRKSVAGLR; via the coding sequence ATGCGGTTAGGAAAACCTAAGGGAGGTATATCTCGGAGCTCGAGCCAAGGAAAAGTCTATGAGAACCAGCGCAAAACAGGCCGGCAGCGGCAGAGATGGGGAATGACTGTTCGCTTTGAATCAAGCTTGAGTAGACTGAGAAGAAGCTTGGATGAGAAGCCTTATAAATGTGTCGAATGTGAAAAGAGTTTCAGTCAGAGCTCAACTCTTTTTCAACACCAGAAGATCCATACTGGAAAGAAATCCCATAAATGTGCTGATTGTGGAAAAAGTTTCTTTCAGAGTTCTAATCTCATTCAGCATCGACGGATCCATACTGGGGAAAAGCCCTACAAATGTGATGAGTGTGGAGAAAGGTTTAAACAGAGCTCAAATCTCATTCAGcaccagagaattcatactggagaaaaaccctatCAGTGTGATGAATGTGGCCGATGTTTCAGCCAGAGTTCCCACCTCATTCAACATCAGAGAACCCACACAGGGGAGAAACCCTACCagtgcagtgaatgtggcaaATGCTTCAGCCAGAGCTCTCATCTTAGGCAGCACATGAAGGTGCACAAAGAAGAGAAGCCTCGTAAAACCCGGGGCAAAAATATTAGGGCAAAAACTCACTTAGTATCATCTTGGAAAGCTGGTAAAGGAAGGAAGTCAGTGGCTGGTCTCCGCTAA